A genomic region of Mesorhizobium sp. NZP2077 contains the following coding sequences:
- a CDS encoding sugar ABC transporter substrate-binding protein, with the protein MKLRTLTLGLLSASALAFAAHAESITIATVNNGDMVRMQKLTEDFTKANPDIKLNWVTLEENVLRERVTTDIATKGGQYDVMTIGTYEVPIWAKQSWLLPLDKLGDDYDAKDIIPAIAGGLSVDGKLYAAPFYGESSFVMYRKDLMEKAGLKMPDAPTWDFIKQAADKMTDRANGVNGVCLRGKAGWGENMAFLTAMSNSFGARWFDENWKPQFDQPEWKKTLQFYVDMMKADGPEGASSNGFNENLALFQQGKCGMWIDATVAASFVSDPKNSTVADKVGYALAPDNGLGKRGNWLWAWSLAIPAGTQKADAAEKFVSWATSKHYAELVASKEGWANVPPGTRSSLYANAEYQKAAPFAKMTLDSINAADPTHPTVKPVPYVGVQFVAIPEFQGLGTTVGQLFSAALAGQSSVDDALKQAQDAATATMTEGGYIK; encoded by the coding sequence ATGAAACTGCGCACGCTCACCCTGGGCTTGTTGTCGGCCAGCGCTCTCGCTTTCGCCGCACATGCCGAATCCATCACCATCGCCACCGTCAACAATGGCGATATGGTCCGCATGCAGAAGCTGACGGAAGACTTCACCAAGGCTAACCCCGACATCAAGCTCAACTGGGTTACACTTGAAGAGAACGTGCTGCGCGAGCGCGTCACCACCGACATCGCCACCAAGGGTGGCCAGTACGACGTGATGACCATCGGCACCTACGAGGTTCCGATCTGGGCCAAGCAGAGCTGGCTGTTGCCACTCGATAAGCTCGGCGACGACTATGACGCCAAGGACATCATCCCGGCCATCGCCGGCGGTCTTTCGGTCGACGGCAAGCTCTATGCCGCGCCCTTCTACGGCGAAAGCTCCTTCGTCATGTACCGCAAGGATTTGATGGAGAAGGCAGGGCTGAAGATGCCCGACGCGCCGACCTGGGACTTCATCAAGCAGGCCGCCGACAAGATGACCGACCGCGCCAATGGCGTGAACGGCGTGTGCCTGCGCGGCAAGGCCGGCTGGGGCGAGAACATGGCCTTCCTGACCGCCATGTCCAACTCCTTCGGCGCCCGCTGGTTCGACGAGAACTGGAAGCCGCAGTTCGACCAGCCGGAATGGAAGAAGACGCTGCAGTTCTATGTCGACATGATGAAGGCCGACGGTCCGGAGGGCGCGTCGTCCAACGGCTTCAACGAAAACCTGGCGCTGTTCCAGCAGGGCAAGTGCGGCATGTGGATCGACGCCACCGTCGCGGCGTCCTTCGTTTCGGATCCGAAGAACTCGACCGTCGCCGACAAGGTCGGTTATGCGCTAGCGCCTGACAACGGACTCGGCAAGCGCGGCAACTGGCTGTGGGCATGGTCGCTGGCCATTCCGGCCGGTACGCAGAAGGCTGACGCCGCCGAGAAGTTTGTTTCGTGGGCGACGAGCAAGCACTATGCCGAACTCGTCGCTTCGAAGGAAGGCTGGGCCAACGTTCCTCCGGGCACGCGCTCCTCGCTATACGCCAATGCGGAGTACCAGAAGGCGGCTCCGTTCGCCAAGATGACGCTGGACTCCATCAACGCCGCCGACCCGACGCACCCGACCGTCAAGCCGGTGCCTTATGTCGGTGTGCAGTTCGTCGCCATCCCTGAGTTCCAGGGCCTTGGCACCACTGTTGGCCAGCTCTTCTCGGCGGCTCTTGCCGGCCAGTCGAGCGTCGACGACGCACTGAAGCAGGCCCAGGACGCCGCCACCGCGACGATGACCGAAGGCGGTTATATCAAGTAA
- a CDS encoding sugar ABC transporter permease translates to MATQQTRSLARFMMAPSVVLLFVWMIVPLVITIWFSFQQYNPLNPIRDGFVGFSNYALFYSNPAFLQSILNTLTLVVSVLLITVIGGILLALLIDQPMWGQGIVRILVISPFFVMPPVAALVWKNMIMHPQYGVFADIARFFGAQPIDWFGQHPMTAIIIIVAWQWLPFATLILLTALQSLDGEQKEAAEMDGAGFVSRFIHLTLPHMSRAITVVILIQTIFLLSVYAEILVTTNGGPGYASTNLPFLVYQKALLEFKIGQASAGGVIAVILANIVAFFAMRAVGKNLDK, encoded by the coding sequence ATGGCTACTCAGCAGACCCGTTCGCTTGCCCGTTTCATGATGGCGCCATCCGTTGTGCTGCTGTTCGTCTGGATGATCGTGCCGCTGGTCATCACCATCTGGTTCTCCTTCCAGCAGTACAATCCGCTCAATCCGATCCGCGACGGGTTTGTCGGTTTCTCCAACTACGCGCTGTTTTATTCCAACCCCGCCTTCCTGCAATCGATCCTCAACACGCTCACGCTGGTGGTCAGCGTGCTTCTGATCACGGTGATCGGCGGCATCCTGCTGGCGCTGCTGATCGACCAGCCGATGTGGGGACAGGGGATCGTGCGCATCCTCGTCATTTCACCGTTCTTCGTCATGCCGCCGGTGGCCGCATTGGTCTGGAAGAACATGATCATGCACCCGCAATACGGGGTGTTCGCCGATATAGCGCGCTTCTTCGGGGCGCAACCGATCGATTGGTTCGGGCAGCATCCGATGACCGCGATCATCATCATCGTCGCCTGGCAGTGGCTGCCTTTCGCGACGCTGATCTTGTTGACCGCGCTGCAATCGCTCGACGGCGAGCAGAAGGAAGCCGCGGAAATGGACGGCGCCGGCTTTGTCAGCCGCTTCATCCATCTGACGCTGCCGCACATGTCGCGCGCCATCACCGTGGTCATCCTGATCCAGACGATCTTCCTGCTCTCGGTCTATGCCGAGATCCTCGTCACCACCAATGGCGGCCCCGGCTACGCCTCCACCAACCTGCCCTTCCTCGTCTACCAGAAGGCGCTGCTGGAGTTCAAAATCGGTCAGGCATCCGCGGGCGGTGTGATCGCCGTCATTCTCGCCAACATCGTCGCCTTCTTCGCCATGCGCGCGGTCGGCAAGAACCTCGACAAATAA
- a CDS encoding carbohydrate ABC transporter permease: MARAVTTQHKTIATAAAWIVALLIFFPILYTIITSFKSEQEAIQGFNLIPSGTFESYTEVQAQSGYFKFFFNSVLLSVGSTILALLVAIPAAWSMAFSPTKRTKDILMWMLSTKMMPAVAVLFPIYLIFRNLGLLDSRIGLMVMLMLINLPIVVWMLYTYFREIPGEILEAARMDGASLWNEIIYVLTPMAVPGIASTMLLNIILAWNEAFWTIRLTTTDAAPLTAFISSFSSPQGLFWAKLSAASTLAIAPILIMGWFSQKQLVRGLTFGAVK; this comes from the coding sequence ATGGCCCGTGCAGTCACCACCCAGCACAAGACGATCGCGACGGCTGCGGCCTGGATCGTCGCGCTGCTGATCTTCTTCCCGATTCTCTATACGATCATCACCTCGTTCAAGTCGGAGCAGGAGGCGATCCAGGGCTTCAACCTGATCCCGTCGGGAACATTCGAGAGTTACACCGAGGTTCAGGCGCAGAGCGGCTACTTCAAGTTCTTCTTCAATTCAGTGCTGCTCTCGGTCGGCTCGACCATCCTGGCCCTGCTCGTCGCCATACCGGCGGCATGGTCGATGGCATTCTCGCCGACCAAGCGGACCAAGGATATTTTGATGTGGATGCTGTCCACCAAGATGATGCCGGCGGTCGCGGTGCTGTTCCCGATCTACCTGATCTTCCGCAATCTCGGACTGCTCGATAGCCGCATCGGCCTAATGGTCATGCTGATGCTGATCAACCTGCCGATCGTGGTGTGGATGCTCTACACCTACTTCCGCGAAATCCCCGGCGAGATCCTGGAAGCGGCGCGCATGGACGGCGCCTCGCTGTGGAATGAGATCATCTATGTGCTGACCCCGATGGCGGTGCCAGGCATTGCCTCGACCATGCTCTTGAACATCATCCTGGCCTGGAACGAGGCGTTCTGGACCATCCGTTTGACCACCACGGATGCTGCTCCGCTGACCGCCTTCATCAGTTCCTTCTCCAGCCCGCAAGGCCTGTTCTGGGCCAAGCTTTCGGCAGCCTCGACCTTGGCGATCGCGCCGATCCTGATCATGGGCTGGTTCAGCCAGAAGCAGCTGGTGCGCGGCCTGACCTTCGGCGCCGTGAAATAA
- a CDS encoding ABC transporter ATP-binding protein yields MGNITLKNVSKSFGSTSIIPGLDLVIENGEFVVFVGPSGCGKSTLLRLIAGLEDTSGGTINIDGRDVTGEAPAKRKLAMVFQSYALYPHMTVAKNIGFPLKMAGEDKATIDKKVADAARVLNLTNYLERRPGQLSGGQRQRVAIGRAIVRQPTAFLFDEPLSNLDAALRGTMRLEISELHHQLKTTMIYVTHDQVEAMTMADKIVVLNAGNIEQVGSPMELYKTPKNLFVAGFIGSPKMNLIEGAPAAKYGAKTIGIRPEHLEISTTAGEWKATVGVAEHLGSDTFLHVQADGVGPLTVRADGELAVHHGDTIYLTPDKAKLHRFGADGKAM; encoded by the coding sequence ATGGGAAACATCACGCTCAAGAACGTCTCCAAGTCCTTTGGATCGACGTCCATCATCCCCGGCCTCGACCTGGTGATCGAGAATGGCGAGTTCGTCGTCTTCGTCGGCCCGTCGGGTTGCGGCAAGTCCACGCTGCTGCGGCTGATCGCCGGGCTGGAGGACACCAGCGGCGGCACCATCAACATCGACGGCCGTGATGTCACCGGCGAGGCGCCGGCCAAGCGCAAGCTCGCCATGGTGTTCCAGTCCTATGCGCTCTATCCGCACATGACGGTGGCCAAGAACATCGGCTTCCCGCTGAAGATGGCCGGCGAAGACAAGGCCACCATCGACAAGAAGGTGGCAGACGCGGCGCGGGTGCTCAACCTCACCAACTACCTGGAACGCCGGCCCGGCCAGCTTTCCGGCGGCCAGCGCCAGCGCGTCGCCATCGGCCGTGCCATTGTGCGCCAGCCGACCGCCTTCCTGTTCGACGAGCCGCTGTCCAACCTCGACGCCGCACTGCGCGGCACCATGCGGCTGGAAATCAGCGAGCTGCATCATCAGCTCAAGACCACGATGATCTACGTCACCCACGACCAGGTCGAAGCCATGACAATGGCCGACAAGATCGTCGTGCTGAACGCAGGCAATATCGAGCAGGTCGGCTCGCCGATGGAACTCTACAAGACGCCGAAGAACCTGTTCGTCGCCGGCTTCATCGGCTCGCCGAAGATGAACCTCATCGAAGGCGCACCGGCCGCCAAATATGGCGCCAAGACGATCGGCATCCGTCCCGAGCACCTGGAAATCTCGACCACGGCAGGCGAATGGAAGGCCACTGTCGGCGTCGCCGAGCATCTCGGATCCGACACGTTCCTGCACGTTCAAGCTGACGGCGTCGGGCCGCTGACGGTGCGCGCCGATGGCGAGCTCGCCGTGCATCACGGCGACACCATCTACCTCACGCCCGACAAGGCCAAGCTGCATCGCTTCGGCGCCGACGGAAAGGCGATGTGA
- a CDS encoding L-iditol 2-dehydrogenase, translating into MRLAGKSALITGSARGIGKAFAEAYAREGATVAIADINLGAAENTAAEIGSSAYAVKLDVTDQASIDAAVKAVESRAGGLDILINNAALFDLAPIVEISRASYEKLFSVNVAGTLFMLQAAARSMIARGKGGRIINIASQAGRRGEPLVAVYCATKAAVISLTQSAGLDLIKHRINVNGIAPGVVDSDMWDEVDSLFAKYENRPKGEKKRLVGEGVPYGRMGKPEDLAGMAVFLASADAEYIVAQTYNVDGGQWMS; encoded by the coding sequence ATGCGCCTGGCCGGCAAATCGGCGCTGATCACGGGTTCGGCCCGTGGCATCGGCAAAGCGTTTGCCGAGGCCTATGCGCGCGAGGGTGCCACCGTCGCCATTGCCGACATCAATCTCGGGGCTGCCGAAAACACGGCCGCCGAGATCGGCAGCAGCGCCTATGCCGTCAAACTCGATGTCACCGATCAGGCCTCCATCGACGCCGCTGTGAAGGCGGTGGAGAGCAGGGCCGGCGGCCTCGACATCTTGATCAACAATGCCGCCTTGTTCGACCTCGCGCCGATCGTCGAGATCTCGCGGGCAAGTTACGAAAAACTGTTCTCCGTCAATGTCGCCGGCACGCTGTTCATGCTGCAGGCGGCCGCCCGATCGATGATCGCGCGGGGCAAGGGCGGTAGGATCATCAACATTGCAAGCCAGGCCGGACGGCGTGGTGAGCCGCTGGTGGCTGTGTACTGCGCCACCAAGGCCGCGGTCATTTCGCTGACCCAGTCGGCGGGGCTCGACCTGATCAAGCACCGCATCAACGTCAACGGTATCGCACCCGGTGTCGTCGACAGCGACATGTGGGACGAGGTCGATTCGCTGTTCGCCAAATACGAGAACCGGCCGAAGGGCGAGAAGAAGAGACTTGTTGGCGAAGGGGTACCTTACGGCCGGATGGGGAAACCCGAGGACCTCGCCGGCATGGCGGTGTTTCTGGCCAGCGCTGACGCCGAATACATCGTCGCCCAGACCTACAATGTCGATGGCGGCCAGTGGATGAGTTGA